One stretch of Stigmatella aurantiaca DNA includes these proteins:
- a CDS encoding M20/M25/M40 family metallo-hydrolase, translating into MPVSTFLVPSHLMLQLLTAAAPAPAPQAAPALPVAERLVGAALTEGHAWTRLAELTDGVGARLSGSEGAAAAVQWALRSFKADGVKAWLEPVKVPHWVRGEERAELLGSERFRGRPLSVMALGGSGATPPEGVTGEVVEVRSLEELGALGERVKGRIVLFNHIMQKPEDYGRFASLRSRGPAAAAKAGAVAALVRSLATASLATPHTGATRFEEGDPRIAAASVTVEDAELLSRLVAAGGPVRVKLVLGCQELPDADSFNVVAEVKGREKPQEVVLLGAHLDSWDVGTGAHDDGAGVVMVMEAARLLAKQRPAPRRTVRVVLFMNEENGLRGARAYAEAHAAELPRHVAALELDSGGGRPVGVVLRAGAGAAEKVRPWLSPLRTVGAGALMEGEAGGADLIPLMPARVPFFGLRQDASRYFDVHHTHADTLDKVDPVALAQSTAAVTWLAYAMAEMPELLPRPEVPTPSAGH; encoded by the coding sequence GTGCCCGTGTCCACCTTCCTGGTTCCCTCCCACCTGATGCTTCAGCTCCTCACGGCGGCGGCTCCGGCCCCGGCGCCCCAGGCGGCGCCCGCGCTGCCCGTGGCGGAGCGGCTCGTGGGCGCGGCGCTCACCGAGGGCCATGCCTGGACGCGCCTGGCGGAGCTCACGGATGGGGTGGGGGCCCGGCTGTCGGGCTCGGAGGGGGCGGCGGCCGCGGTGCAGTGGGCGCTTCGCTCCTTCAAGGCGGACGGGGTGAAGGCGTGGCTGGAGCCCGTCAAGGTGCCGCACTGGGTGCGGGGGGAGGAGCGGGCGGAGCTGCTCGGCTCGGAGCGCTTCCGGGGCCGGCCGCTGAGCGTGATGGCGCTGGGGGGAAGCGGCGCGACGCCCCCCGAGGGTGTCACCGGCGAGGTGGTGGAGGTGCGCTCCCTGGAGGAGCTGGGCGCGCTGGGCGAGCGCGTGAAGGGCCGCATCGTCCTCTTCAACCACATCATGCAGAAGCCCGAGGACTATGGGCGCTTCGCGTCGCTGCGCTCCCGGGGCCCGGCGGCGGCGGCGAAGGCGGGCGCGGTGGCGGCGCTGGTGCGCTCCCTGGCCACCGCGTCCCTGGCCACGCCGCACACGGGCGCCACGCGGTTCGAGGAGGGAGATCCGCGCATCGCCGCCGCCTCCGTCACGGTGGAGGACGCGGAGCTGCTCAGCCGGCTCGTGGCGGCGGGCGGGCCGGTGCGGGTGAAGCTGGTGCTCGGGTGCCAGGAACTGCCGGACGCGGACTCCTTCAATGTGGTGGCCGAGGTGAAGGGCCGCGAGAAGCCGCAGGAGGTGGTGCTGCTGGGCGCGCACCTGGACTCGTGGGACGTGGGGACGGGCGCGCACGATGATGGGGCGGGCGTGGTGATGGTGATGGAGGCCGCGCGGCTGCTGGCGAAGCAACGGCCCGCGCCCCGGCGCACGGTGCGGGTGGTGCTCTTCATGAACGAGGAGAACGGCCTGCGGGGCGCGAGGGCCTACGCCGAGGCGCACGCGGCGGAGCTGCCGCGCCACGTGGCGGCGCTGGAGCTGGATTCAGGGGGCGGGCGGCCGGTGGGGGTGGTGCTCCGGGCGGGGGCAGGGGCGGCGGAGAAGGTGCGGCCCTGGTTGAGCCCGCTGCGGACGGTGGGGGCAGGCGCGCTCATGGAGGGCGAGGCAGGGGGCGCGGACCTGATTCCCCTGATGCCCGCGCGGGTGCCCTTCTTCGGGCTGAGGCAGGACGCCTCGCGCTACTTCGACGTGCACCACACGCACGCGGACACGTTGGACAAGGTGGACCCGGTGGCGCTGGCGCAGAGCACGGCCGCGGTGACGTGGCTGGCCTACGCGATGGCGGAGATGCCCGAGCTGCTGCCCCGCCCGGAGGTGCCCACCCCATCTGCGGGGCATTGA